The Microcoleus sp. bin38.metabat.b11b12b14.051 genomic interval ATCGTCCTGGCACTGCGGCGAAATATCGCAGATAAGTTAGTTTGTGGCATCAAAGTATTCAATCTCACTCAAAGGTCAGACAATTTTGTATTTGGAATTTGGGATTTGGAATTTGGAATTTGGAATTCTTAGACTGCTTTAGGAGGCTATTATCTTTGGGTTTTACCGCTGACTGTCAATCTAAAATCTAAAATCCAAAATCCAAAATCATTTAAGACCAGGTAGGTGCTTCGCCGGTGCGGAAATCTGTTTCTTTCCAAGGGGTAAAAGCAATCTTGTCATCTGCAACAGTGGCGTGGGCCAGGGCCAGAGACAAAGGTGCGGGGCCGCGTACCACTTTGCCCTCACTGTTGTATTGAGAACCGTGGCAAGGACACATAAACTTGTTTTCGCTAGCATTCCAAGGTACGACGCAACCCAAGTGAGTGCAGACTGCGTTGATGCCGTATTCAGCCAGAGTTAAGTCTTTTTGCACCACAAGATAGGTGGGGTCGCCTTTGAGGCCTTGGGCCAAACTGCGATCGCCCGCAGGGTGCGAAGTCAAATATTCGCTAACGATGAT includes:
- the petC gene encoding cytochrome b6-f complex iron-sulfur subunit, encoding MAQTSAGNPDVPDMGRRQFMNLLTFGTVTGVALGALYPVVQYFVPPSSGAAGGGVTAKDALGNDIIVSEYLTSHPAGDRSLAQGLKGDPTYLVVQKDLTLAEYGINAVCTHLGCVVPWNASENKFMCPCHGSQYNSEGKVVRGPAPLSLALAHATVADDKIAFTPWKETDFRTGEAPTWS